TCCCCGATGTGCCCCATGCGCGGCATGACCGTGAGCCACATTGCCAATATGGAATCGGCCGATATGCAGATGGCCGAAACCCCCAACGACCGAGATCAGGCTAAGCACCAAGCCGACACAGAAACAGATGAGATAGAAGGAGTCCATATTATTTGGTGCTCCGTTTCGCGGCTTTCTTTGGAGCCGGTTGAGTTAGTGGAGCCATCATCGAAGAGCCTTCAGGACGAAGAACCTGAAACAGACGATCCAGCAGAGCAGGCGTCTCAAGAATGCTCTCGATCAGAAGAAAGCAGCGCCGTGAATCGCTATGGTTCGCCAGCGCCAGCAGAGCCTGGCAGAGTGCCGGGTCACGACGGAAGCGTTCGACGCCTCCGACCAGCCACAGGTCGAGCTTGTCTTCCGCCGTTCGCAGGTCGGAGATCAACTCGGAGTGATAACCCTCTGGATCATCGACGAGATAGCCGGGATGAACTTTGAAGAACTTCGCCAGCAGCAGCCGCGTCGTGTTCGTCAGGTGCGGGCGCGCGCCACTCTCAATCTGAGACAGATACGACTGGCTGATAGTTCCCTTGTTTGCCCTGTTGCCTGCCTTCTTACCCGCACCATTCTCTTGTTGAATCGCCCGAACCAGCTCCTGTTGCGTCATAGCGCGATTAAGACCACGAAGGCTGCCCTCAACCTCACGCAGATAACGGATTTTGTCGCTGAGTCTCATGACAATTACAAATCGCAATATTTATATCGCAATATGCAATAAAAATCAAGACCGATTTTTCACTCCAATTCAAACCAGAAAAGCTCCGCCCCAAAGACATCGCAAGAATCTGCAGAGTACGTTCGATTCCTCACACATGGAAACCCGGCGTATGCTGGCCACATGCTTCGGCCTGCCTGGCGTCTATCGCATTCGTGCTGCCTGCCCGCACACCTGCTTAGCGTCTCCTTCCTCGTCGCATCTCCACCGGCACCCGCGCTCGGCCAGCCCCCCGCATCCACTCTCGCGATTGAAGGCTTAGGCAGAGCCGTCGCACGACTTGATGGCCCCTGGCGCTTCCACCTGGGCGACGATCCCACCTGGGCCTCGCCCTCCTTCGATGACTCCCAATGGGAACAACTCACCGCAGAGAAACCCTGGGGCGAGCAGGGCTACACGAGTTACACCGGCTATGCATGGTACCGCCTGCACCTGTCGCTCAACCCGTCCCCAAGAGATCAACCCAGCTTCGCCCTCCTCGTGCCCCACCTCGACGACGTGTACGAGATCTTCTGGAACGGCAGTTCCATCGGCCGCAGCGGAAAGTTCCCTCCCTACCCCATCTGGTATCGATCCTCAAACGCACCAGCTACCTACCCGCTCCACCCGGCAACCCCTGAGTCTGGGTCGGAGCACGAAAACGGCACACTCGCCATCCGCGTCTGGAAGGCTCCTCTTACCTCCGAGGACTCAGGACAATCCGGCGGCTTCGAGGGATCCCCCGTCATCGGCTATCCCGAATCCGTAGCCGCGTATAAAACCACGCTCGACTATCAGTGGCTCCGCGCCAATCAATTTTCGTTCAGCCAATACCTCCTCTACGGAATCGCCGGGCTCCTCGCCCTCTTCGCCTGGCTTCGAGATCGACAGCAGAAAGCCCTCCTGTGGATGACCGGATTCGCCCTGAGCCCGCTCCTCCGGCTGGTCCTCTACGGAATGCGTATCGCGTGGCCCGTAGGCTTATCAAACGCGCTCGGACCGCCCGTCTCCTCGATTCGCGACATCTCTCTCTGGTTTCTGCTGCTCTGGCTTCTGCACCTCGACGACAACCCATCATTAACAAAACTCATCCGTCGCTTTGCCATCATCAGCCTGGCAGCCAGTATCTCCGATGGCCTTCTGTCGCTCCTGGATGCGAGCGTGAGTTGGTTCTGGCTCATTCAGATCGCGGACGCGGTGCTCACAGGGATCTACTTCATCACCGCGGCAGTTCCCCTTGCACTCGTCGCCCTCGCCATCAAACAGCACCGCCATCTGGATCTGGCCCGTCGCTTACTAGTCATCGCAGCATTTCTCTGGGGCATGATTCAGGTCGTCCAGAGGCTAGCTCCCCAGGGACAGCGCTTCACCCACTGGACCCTCGCCGACAAACTACGCGCCCCCCTCTTTCACCTCTACGGCAACGCCGTATCCCTGCCCACGCTCGCCGGAATCTTCCTGCTCGTCGCTCTGCTCTACTCCGTCTATCGCACCTCCATGGAGGACCGCCGCCGCCGCAGCCTTCTCGAGCACGAGATGAGCAGTGCCCGCGAACTCCAGCACGTGCTCATCCCCGAAACCTTCCCTTCGATCCCTGGCTTCGCCGTCACCAGTGCCTATCGCCCCGCACTTGAGGTCGGCGGAGACTTCTTCCAGATCATCCCCCTCGATGGCGACTTCACCCTTGTCATCCTCGGCGATGTCAGCGGAAAAGGCCTCAAGGCTGCCATCGCGGTCTCACTCATCGTCGGACTGGTGCGCGTCCTGGTGGAAAACACTCACAGCCCCGCTCAACTATTGACCGAGTTGAACCGGAGACTGACCGGCCGCCTGCATGGCGGTTTTGCCACGTGCGTGGCCCTGCGTCTCGATCCCCACGGCAACTGCGTCCTCGCCAGCGCCGGACACCCCCCTCCCTACCTCAACGATCGAGAGGTAGTCATCCCCGGGTCGTTCCCGCTCGGCCTGTTTCCCACCGTCGCCTATCCGGATAGCCGCCTGCCTTTGCAGGTCAACGATCACCTCGCCCTCTATACCGACGGACTCCTAGAAGCCCGCAACAAGTCCGGCGAACTCTACGGCTTCGACCGGACGCGCGAACTCTTCGCGGCACTCCCCAACGCCGCCCGCGCCGCCGAAGCCGCCGTGCACTTTGGTCAGGACGACGACATCACCGTCGTCACCCTGGTCCGCGTCCCCATGGGCGAAGAATCGACCGACATCGCGCCGGCCAATCGGAACCTGTAAAAATGCCTGTGAGCGGCCTCACCGCAGATCAACCGCAGATCTACCTAAGATCAATCAAATCGTGTCTTTGAGAACACCCTTGTACTTTTGAAATTCCGCCGTCGTGTCGTTTCTTACCTTTGAGATGATATCGGTCCATACCGGGTTGATTGTCGTGAGATCGACCTGCCCGTGCCCATGCGCTGTAGCGAATTCTTGAGCTTTATTCTCTCCATCCGTGTAATTCTGCATGCCCTTCACGATCTCGAAGGCAGATGCGATGACAACACCCACATCGTCCTCCAAATCAGGCGGTACGCTCGCATAGACCTCGTCATAGTTCTCGTCGATCCACTGGAACACGATCGGCATCAGCACCTCGGACACCCAGCGGTTATAAGCGTCCAAACCCTCGATTCCCGCGATCCACGACGGGTGCATCCCCCAATCCGGATGAACCCCGCTCAGCCCATGCTTGTTCCCCTTCTCAACCAAATGCTGAGTGGTCCACTTCGTCATGTTTGACATAGCTCTCTCCTTGTTGATTTCACTATCATTCCATTGAATTGAAATACGGGGCCCCACAACCCGAAGAATTACTGCCAACTCAATCCGGCGAGTCCCATGTGACCTTGAAAAAACACAGACCCTTGCCAAGGAGAAAGCTAGGTGCAGTGTTTATAGCATTGATTCAAGCGCCCTCGCATTTTTTGGTCGCCTCGGCACTTTTTGCGATTGGCCACGGGCCGCACCCAAGGCAAAGCTCCTCCAAGAGGAGGCACGCCCTCAAATCGCACCGTCTCCCCAACTGCAGGAGCAGAGCCTACCAAATAATTCATCTTTAAAGGGATTGTGGAGCCGATGAGCGGAGTTGAACCGCTGACCTACTGATTACGAATCAGTTGCTCTACCAACTGAGCTACATCGGCCTGTTTCTCTATTCTATCGGCTTCGTGGCCATTCGCCAACTCTTCAGTTCGCCCGGCGATGAGCCGTAACCAAAAAGCTGCCAACGTCAGAGATCAACCCACCAGATGCTGATTCGCAATCTCGATGAAGTTCCTCGCAAGAACGCTCTCCGCACCCGTCTTTACTCCAAGATCAATCGTCGTCCGGCAAGCAGCCGTCACCGCTCGATACACCGCCCCCGGCATCGCAACCCTCGCCACGCAAGCCGGTGCCAGCGTCACCCCAAGTCCCGCCGCCACCAAGCGCACTAGCGTCAACCACTGCGGCGCATCTTGAACGATGTTCGGACGAAACCCGCTCCGTTCGCAGCACGCAATCGTCCGGTCATAGGCCAGCGGACCCATCCGCCGCGCAAACATGATGAACGGTTCGCCCTCCAACGCCTTCACGCCCAGCGTCTTCCGTTGGGCCAGCGGGTGCGCCTCCGGCAACACCGCCACATACCTCTCCTTCAACAAAGTAGTGATGCGAATCCCCTCGGTCGGATCTCCATCCCGCAGAAACGCCAGGTCGATCTGCCCATTCAACAACGCGGCAATCTGCGCCGACGTCACCAACTCCCGAAGACGCAACTCCACCTTCGGATAATGGCGCCGAAAACTTTGAATAGCAGCCGGCAGCTCCGTAAACATCACCGAGCCGCTGAAACCCACCGTCAGCGTTCCCTCCTCACCGCGACCCAAACGCCTAACCTGGGCAAGGTCCTCGTCCACCTTCTCCATCGTGCTCCTCGCACGTCTCGCAAGCAGCTGACCGGCAGCCGTCAGCTTCACTCCGCGTGTCGTCCGCTCAAACAACGCATGACCAAGCATCTGTTCCAGCCGTTTGATCTGCTGGCTCAACGGAGGCTGCGCCATCCCCAGACGTCTCGCCGCCTTGCTGAAGTGAAGCGTCTCCGCAACCGCCAGGAAGTACCGCAGATGCCGCAGCTCGATGCGCTCATTCATATCTCAATCATATAGATCGCGACCTTTCAGCTATTGGACATCCCGCGCCACTCCTCGTAGCGTTGAGTGCAGGACACACCGCCAGTGACCCTTTCCGGAACAAAAGATTCAGTGGAGGTCTCATGAACAACACAGCCCTGGAGTTCAAGATCCGGGAGTTCGAACCGGAAGACAAGATCGCCTTCCGCCGCCTCAACGAAGAGTGGATCACCCGCGAGTTCGTCCTCGAACCCAAGGACCTTTACTCCCTCTCCAACCCACAGGCAACCATCCTCGATCATGGCGGCCGCATCTTCTTCGCCATTCAAAACGGCGAGACCGTCGGCTGCTGTGCTCTTGTCGCGATGAAACCCGGAGAGTTCGAAGTAGCCAAGATGGCCGTTACCCAAGCTTGCCAGGGAACCGGAATCGGACGTCGCCTCCTCCAAACCGTCGTGGACGAAGCGAGGACCTCAGGCGCAACCCGGCTCTATCTCGAAACCAACCACAAGCTAACCCCAGCCATTCACCTCTACGAAGCGGTCGGTTTCAGACGCCTCCCGCCAGACCGCGTAGTGCCATCCCCCTACGCCCGCGCAGACGTCTCGATGGAGCTATCGTTCCCCACTCGCTGACCGAAGACCAAAGATCCACGCGCGTCATCGTCCATCAGAGCAGACAAGCCCAATTCCACACTCACAGCGCAGAGATCACACACTCACAGGTCGCGGCGACCAGCACCGTCAAACTCTCCACCATCCGAGTCCACCCAATTCGCTCCGTCGGCAGGCCACACCAGTATCGCGAGCGCCGCCAGAGCGATCACTACTTGCAGCACCGGATGTAGACCCTGAGACATAGTGCGCCTCGGCAGAGAGCCTTTTGTTCCCTTGCGATCTTCATCGGCAGCCTCATTCTCGACCGTGACGCAACGCCATCACCCCGGCTGATTCCTCACCACAGCCATCCCACTTTGGTAACCAACTCTCTCGGAAGAGAACGCACGAAAATTCCCTCCGGAAAAGCGAAGAGGCCACCCGGCAACGAGGTGGCCTCTTCTTTAGGGAGAATAGTTCCAACGGAGGCAAAGCCATCAGAACTTTCTGGCGAAATACTAAGTTTGGCGATATGACGTGTCAAGGCCAAAACTTGACTACTGTAAGTCCTTATTCCTCAATGGTTACGGGGGTTACTAACCTGCCAACAGGGGCCCCTATATTCGCCTAAGTTTCGTTTTTAGCGCCACCGCCAAAATCTAAACCGCTATCCTATCAGACGCTTAGCTCCTCGCCTGCACCATCCCCAGTGCAGATCTGCGAGCCCGTCGATCATCCCCCATGCTCAACCCCGGACCCCTCCGTATGAATCCGAGCCGCACTTCCGCTCAGATCGATACGAAGAAACTCCGGCTCAGTCGCCGCTGGCTTACCCTGAAGTACCCTGATCGCCGCCCGTCCGCCACCCAGAAACAGCGCCAGAATCACAGCCGCCAAAGCCCCCACCCCGCAGAACACC
The nucleotide sequence above comes from Tunturibacter empetritectus. Encoded proteins:
- a CDS encoding GNAT family N-acetyltransferase — protein: MNNTALEFKIREFEPEDKIAFRRLNEEWITREFVLEPKDLYSLSNPQATILDHGGRIFFAIQNGETVGCCALVAMKPGEFEVAKMAVTQACQGTGIGRRLLQTVVDEARTSGATRLYLETNHKLTPAIHLYEAVGFRRLPPDRVVPSPYARADVSMELSFPTR
- a CDS encoding LysR substrate-binding domain-containing protein: MNERIELRHLRYFLAVAETLHFSKAARRLGMAQPPLSQQIKRLEQMLGHALFERTTRGVKLTAAGQLLARRARSTMEKVDEDLAQVRRLGRGEEGTLTVGFSGSVMFTELPAAIQSFRRHYPKVELRLRELVTSAQIAALLNGQIDLAFLRDGDPTEGIRITTLLKERYVAVLPEAHPLAQRKTLGVKALEGEPFIMFARRMGPLAYDRTIACCERSGFRPNIVQDAPQWLTLVRLVAAGLGVTLAPACVARVAMPGAVYRAVTAACRTTIDLGVKTGAESVLARNFIEIANQHLVG
- a CDS encoding helix-turn-helix domain-containing protein yields the protein MRLSDKIRYLREVEGSLRGLNRAMTQQELVRAIQQENGAGKKAGNRANKGTISQSYLSQIESGARPHLTNTTRLLLAKFFKVHPGYLVDDPEGYHSELISDLRTAEDKLDLWLVGGVERFRRDPALCQALLALANHSDSRRCFLLIESILETPALLDRLFQVLRPEGSSMMAPLTQPAPKKAAKRSTK
- a CDS encoding PP2C family protein-serine/threonine phosphatase; amino-acid sequence: MLRPAWRLSHSCCLPAHLLSVSFLVASPPAPALGQPPASTLAIEGLGRAVARLDGPWRFHLGDDPTWASPSFDDSQWEQLTAEKPWGEQGYTSYTGYAWYRLHLSLNPSPRDQPSFALLVPHLDDVYEIFWNGSSIGRSGKFPPYPIWYRSSNAPATYPLHPATPESGSEHENGTLAIRVWKAPLTSEDSGQSGGFEGSPVIGYPESVAAYKTTLDYQWLRANQFSFSQYLLYGIAGLLALFAWLRDRQQKALLWMTGFALSPLLRLVLYGMRIAWPVGLSNALGPPVSSIRDISLWFLLLWLLHLDDNPSLTKLIRRFAIISLAASISDGLLSLLDASVSWFWLIQIADAVLTGIYFITAAVPLALVALAIKQHRHLDLARRLLVIAAFLWGMIQVVQRLAPQGQRFTHWTLADKLRAPLFHLYGNAVSLPTLAGIFLLVALLYSVYRTSMEDRRRRSLLEHEMSSARELQHVLIPETFPSIPGFAVTSAYRPALEVGGDFFQIIPLDGDFTLVILGDVSGKGLKAAIAVSLIVGLVRVLVENTHSPAQLLTELNRRLTGRLHGGFATCVALRLDPHGNCVLASAGHPPPYLNDREVVIPGSFPLGLFPTVAYPDSRLPLQVNDHLALYTDGLLEARNKSGELYGFDRTRELFAALPNAARAAEAAVHFGQDDDITVVTLVRVPMGEESTDIAPANRNL